The following nucleotide sequence is from Archocentrus centrarchus isolate MPI-CPG fArcCen1 chromosome 6, fArcCen1, whole genome shotgun sequence.
CTTATTTCCCTTCATTTTGTGTCTCTTCAGCTAAAATGTCAAAGGGTGTGGCTGAAGTTCAGTTTTAAATATACTTGGTCACCATCATTGACCTTCCAGTAGAGGAAACCACCTTTTCATCAACTGTATTAATTTCTAATTGTTTGCGGAATGTGGAATTTAATGTGTTTAGATCTGGCATTTTGAAGATAGCAGCATTAACAAATGTATAATAATTCTATTGTAAGAATATTACTTACAGCATTATTATTGTTTCCTTTCAGATACGGCTGGATCAGCAATGTGAGCATCGCCATCATCAGACAGCAGGCCCATGAAAATTGCTCAAAGAGCATGACTGGTGTAATTATTAGTCGACAAATAGATCCTAATGAGCTCTATGATGTCTACTGCTATGATGAAACTGGTAACTCTACCAAAATTAATTAGTCAGTTATTCAGCTGCAGTCAAATGCTAATATACACACCATCATGTAAATTTGCAGTCAACATTTAATAGagctttgcttttgtttctgcATTCTGTTGACATCTTCTTCTTGCTTCCTTTTGTGTCAGCTGGACCGAAGAAGAACTGTAGCAAGGCCTTTTCATTGAAACCCACAGTTGCACCACATAAGCACAGTAAGTCCATTACCCCTCTCCTTACTTTAATACATGTGGCATCCATAGTGATATATAATGGTGAGGTGACAATAAGGCTAAAAAATTATTATAGCCTTGTAAGTACTGTAATCTGTAATTGAAATGTGCTTTGTACtaaccagacactttattaggtacacctgttcaacttccTCTTAACACAAATAACTATTCAGCCAATCGCATACCAGCAACTCAGCATATTTAGGCATGTTCACATGGTCAAgatggtctgaatatttcagaaatcgCTGAGCTACTTGGATCTTCCTGCACAACCACCTCTGGGGTTTACAAAGAATGGtcccaaaaagagaaaatatccagtgagtgggagttctctgagtgaaaatgctTTGTAGATGGCAGAGGTCAAGGAGAATGCCCTTGACTACCTCAAGCTGATAAGAAGGCAACAGAAACTTAAATAATTGAAACCAAGGTATTCAGAAAAGCGTCTCTGAATGTGGAACCTTGAAAAAGATGGGCCAGGGCAGCAGAAGGTCACACTAGgttccactcctgtcagctaagaatagCAGGCTACAATAAGCTCGTGTTCACTAAAATTGTCTGTGTAGTTTTTCTCCTGGTACtcctgtttcctcccacagtccaaagtgggtttaggttaactggtgatcctACATTGCCCAAAGGTGtgcctgtgagtgtgaatggctgtctgtctctctgtgttagccctgcatcagactggtgacctgtacagagtgtatcctgcctcttgtcctatgacagctggaataggctccaacCATCTTGCTGTGTAATGGTGgtaatggtgtaatggtgttaggggtattttcttggcacactttgtgtCCCTTAGTAACAATCGAgcactgtttaaacaccacagcctgcctgaatattgttgctgactatgtccatccctttatgaccacacaaTAACCTACtagaaaggtgtacctaataaagtgtctgataagtgtacatttgttttttatcactaaaattaaaatgaaagatCATTTTTGTAGGTGTGCACAATGAATCTAACAACTGGCTTGCACAACTATTTCAAAAACTGTAAGCAAAGAAAAGTGAAACTATCTCTGAAACTACAGCAACGGTCTGTTTACCAAAGGACCTCACGTTTTTAGTCAACGCCAACATTCGCTTTGCTTATGCTACCTGAAAGAGGTGAGGTTACTGTTGAGGTTGCTTTTGTTGGTCATGAGCACTCAATACTGTCAAACTGatcttttgcatttcttttgtaAAGAAGGATAATAATGTTTGAAAGCCAAACAGAAGAAAGCCGGATAGCATAATGATGCAAAATGCCTCATGCCACTTATTTTGAACTATGCAGTACAAgtacaatatatatttttatcgtTTTAACATAAATTATGTTGAAAAGTTCTACGTGAAATACAGTAGCTGAGTATAAGACTGGAAGAGGAATTGTGCCCCCACATACCccctaaataaaatataatatctagataaaaatctcttattttacacctaaataaataaataaacgtgaccgtttcatttgtaaaaaaaaaaaaaaaaaaaaaagcaaaaatgatgtGTCACAATAACCATGCATGACTTTATCTTTTCTGATACCTTAGCCCGTCCAGAAGAACCAACTATAATTCAGGATTTTGAGGAGATCACAGACATGGTTCCATCATATTCCACTCCTACAGAGGAGGCTGTGGCTGAGGGTCCTGATGTGGAAACAACACCTACTGGAGAGAGTGAGACCAGTGTGGCTCCCACTTCCATTCCTGCAGGGATTGACTTTATTCCTGGATCAGGGATGGAGCTACCCGAACAGGACAATGTCAGTACAACAATTTCCACGCCAGAGGAAATGTCAACTCCTCATAAGGAAGATAAAGTGGATCATGAAGATTATGATCAAACAGAATGTAAGAAGAACACAAGGCAATTCGAATCCAAAACACATGCGTATACAGCTCAGTGCAATTTTCAGGATTTTGATGAGTGTGCTGATAAAATGTATTTGACAGTATCATGTATTGCTACATAAGAGCGGTGAAACAAAAGCATTTACATCTGTTTCTTTTAGAGACTGTATAAAAGTAAGTGCCATAAATAGGCCATGTGTTATTTAGTCTACACCCTGTATATCCCAAAATATAAATGGCAAATGATAATGTTTCAGGCAAActgtttataattttataaCTTAACATAAAAAACATGCTGTCAAAATGGACCATAGTGACATCACATGCGGCAAGTTTGGGGGTGACCGAGGTGGGTTTTAGAACTTAGGACGCCCCCTTGTGTTAGTTTGAGCTgtacagttttgtttgttgaaGGCACTGAAACAGTTCAAGGGAATTCAAAACTAAACCTGAGATCAAATAAGTTTAATCAATAATTAACAAATTACAGTCCTATGAATGGCATTTTAGGAGAGATAATGTAGAGGGGAAAAGAAAAGCTTCATTCATATTTTTGCTATTGGTACACTCCAGAGCCTGGTGTAttcacaaagagaaaaacattttatttaaggaattttaatgtgaaaggcAATGCATTAAGCATTTATTTTTGAGAGAAGGGAGAGTTTCAAGTCTATGTGTCATTAAATGAGCTATATCTTGGATGATATAACATTAATGCATCTTCTTTTGTTCACATGCAGCTCCCAAAAACAATTCTCGGTTCTTCAAACCAAATGAAGATGCTAACAATAAGGGGGGCAGTGATTCAAGTGAGCAAGTATTCCACATATATCTCTATTTACACTCTATTGTCAGtgatttttaattcttttaatcCTGGCTTGTATGTCTCCTTCTAGACTGGCTGGTTATTATATTAGTGATTGTGGCAGTTGCTGCTATTCTTCTTCTGTGTGTAGCTGTTGCCAAAAGAAAAAGGTATGACTTGGATTACTATCATACTAGGCCTGGCAAGTGACACCTTATGTCCACTTTCTATGTTTCTCTGTCTTTGCATATTAAGTGGAAGTCACTCACATATTTTACTACAGAGTGAGGGATGGCAAAGACCAATAGTAAATATATGTCTATCTGAATGTGCATTTGCAGCTGGTGCGGGAGGAAACAAACCCTGATCATCACAAAAGACATGGGTGAGGGcaatggagcagcagcagcatccggCTCCCAAAACCAGGAAATGGTGACCCTCATGAGCAAGGAGAAGGTCCAGGAGAATGGCAACACCGAGGAGTTCACCGTCATCACTCTAGAGGAGTCGTCAGATAAAGAGCAACTGGCATGAGGGCGAGTGCATGCAGGAGGTGGTTGGTTAGACGAGTAAGGAGATGATCAGGATAAAAGATGGTTGGAGGCGGAGGCTCGAATTACAGGGGGGTAAAACTGCTTTTGGTAGCAAGTACTGAAGGGTGTTAGAGAGACTGCCTAACTGAGGATTGGCTGCAGACCATCTCTTTCAGCATGTGCAGCATTTTGTCTGTCTGGTATGGTAGGTTAGCACAGACTGAATGTTCCTCAGCAGGGGGTTGGGAATGTATTTTCTGTCAGTTCGTTGTAAATTGATGATAAAGCCTCATTGTCACGAGTGTTTAAGTGTGTATGTGAAGGGTGATTTCAAACCGAGATACTGTTCCCCTTCTTTCAGATTGGGTGGATCCTAAAATTTGCTATTCAACCTAAAtggaaaacatgaaataaacaaTGAGAACTGATTTATCTTCTTTAAGCtataagtaaaaataatgtTAGgcaaacccttttttttttttgtcttattgttAATGCCTTTCAGACTGGAATTTGATTTTCCATATTCAAGAAAACTGGGGATGTCACTACTTTAAATTATGCAGCTTTCATTCCCTTTTTCTTGGCCTCTGTAAATAATGTGTAGctccaagtgttttttttttgtttgtttctttgttttttttgtttgttttggttttttttggtaggAAGGGCTTCATATCTGTTTCAAGGAGCTTTCTGGGGATTATTTAATTAGAAGCTGTACCTCAGAGGTAAACAATTATGAACAGATTTTGCAGTAGTCAAATTTAGCATCAAAATTGATGCACCACTGAGGTCAGTTAATATAATTTACTGAGTTGCAAATATGAGGATACCTTGATGTTATCCTGAGGATAAAAATAATCATAGTAAAGATGTAAACATATTATATACACAGTGTGTACATTCATTAGAGCTAAATGATGGAGCAAAAGAAAGAACTGGATTGTATCTGTAGTAAATTAATCATTTTCAAATGCCAAATTTACCCCATGAGCGACAGGCCTTTGGATACTGAACCAAATAGCACATACAATAACACGGCAAACTCATACGCTGATACTGTAAGCACAAAGCAATACGAAAGgttgtttttgaaagaaaaagactAAATCAACATTTTCTATGTCTACCCAATAAGAAAGGGGGTTTGTAATGATGACGTTTGCATGCTTTGCTCAAGCCTCATGTGCCAGCTGCTCTGTAAATTCAAACATGTAAACAAGACGCTGCATTTTTCTACTCACCTTCTCAATGCTAAACTATttgttcctgtgtgttttggggttttttttttgttttttgtttttttgtgtctgaGTTTTCGCATAAAGCTGAATTCTATACAATGaaaacagacttttttctttttttggttctgATTTATTCCTTGCTCtgaaatgatttgttttgaAATAAGTAGCGAATGTGCTAGAGTAGGCAGGTTTTTATCACAAAATTAACATGTGTCAATGAAAGAATTTGTAAACTCTTGAATCAAATAAATGTGTATAGAAACAGATATGCTTGAATGTGGTGTTCACTCAGTAGTTACTGTTTATGTAAGGAAAACACGAGCAATTGAATGGCATAGTTAGACAGGAAATGCACGTGGGTACACTGATCTGCCAGACAGGAAGAGAAGTTTCCATGGTACCAGTGTTAGGAGGAGAGAATATGTTTACACAGAAAGATAGAAAGACGGCCATTTTGAAAGccattttgcttctttttttgtattaaaatgctTATAGTGTAGCCACAATGACAGCAGAGAAGtattactgtttattttttcattcatgtATCATAGAGCACGCTGTCTAATGCACTGGCATATTTTCATAAAGCTACTCAAGTTTATTCTGCAATCAAAATGACAAAAGCACAAAGTTTAGACCGTATATAAAAGACAGAAGCCCTTGAATACAAATTAGTTTTAAAAGCTGGCAAGAAATGGCTCTTCTGGTTATAAAAAAGTGCAATTATATATAATGtgtgaaaaagcatttgctgtttaatttttatttatttattggcatatttgtcacacttttgtgcttcagatcatcaaacaaattttaattgcCCCCCCTTGTTAAATAACGAATTAACTgggattaaccacattttttggaaagctgagttcattttcagaatcaagaaatcacttgtCAGACAAAGTGAaataggctaaaagatctcaaacagCAACATCATGCCATAAGCTAAAGAagctcaagaacagatgagaaacaaagacatttacatctatcagtctggaaagggttgaAAACCAtgtctaaggctttgggactccagtgaaccaaaGTGAGAGGCGTTAGctacaaatggagaaaactacACAGTAGTAaaaccaaaatgactccaagagcaCATCAACAACTcttccaggaggtcacaaaagaaaccagaacaacatctaaagaactgcaggcctcacttgcctcagttaagatcagtgttcatgattcaacaataaaaaaagaaactgggcaaaaatggcattcgtgggagagttccaaggagaaaacgaCTGaccaaaatgaacacaaaggtTTGTCTTACATTTGCCAAAAGGTACCTTGATGATTTTCAACACTTTTGAActatgagacaaaagttgacaTTTTTGGAAGGTTCGAGTCCAATTACAACTGGCATGACGATGTGGGTAATTTTTTTTAGGGGTCCTCAAAGTTTTCAAAAGAAATCATTGGGATgagcaggctgtttattagacatcttagttacacaaaacacaaagacccaagcacagacagtaacatagtgagactgagatacacacacacacacacacaaagacagagagaagagagaaacacagagacagagaaggatacagaaaacaggaagagaaaaagacaggaaaGGGAAAAGCAAAAAAGTAAGAGCGTGAAACAAAGAGCGGCCAAAATTTATATCttaaagatggtaactgcccacttgcctttgacccctcctaatttacataaagtctcaaccCATGAAACTTAAACCCCAACCAATCACCTGTTGAGGCTCTGCCAACACTTGTCCCATGCGggctaaagaaacaaacatcactAGGGTACCTCAGTGGCAGGAGTCATAATGAAGGATCTTATTTCAATTAAAACCTCTGCTGAGaaccaccccccaccaccaccaccaccagccccCGACTAAGTCATATGTACAATATCAATAtaagtgatttttaaaaaatccccaACAACACTAAAacagcatttcattaaaaaaaaaaaaaatgtaccaacAGCCATTATGGTGGTGATAgtgtgatggtttggggctTTTTTGCTGCTTTAGGACTTGGCCAACTTTCTgcaattgatggaaccatgaattctgttctctaccagaaaatcctaaaGGTGGATATCCGGCCGTCACTTCATGCCCTAAAGTTCAGTTGCACTTGCACTTATGCAGAAGAACAATGATTGGAGACACACCAGAAAGCTCaataaatccattttaaaaaatgaagcttttggaGTGGTCCGGACTTAAAtccaattgagatgctttgatatgaccttaaacaggccgtttgTTCTTGAAAactctccagtgtggctgaattaaatcaattctgcaaagaagagtgggctacaatttctccacagtgatgtgaaagactcattaccATTTATCACATATGCTTGCTGCCAAGAGTAGCAAAACTGTTATTAAGTTTAGgaagcaattactttttcacaccgtgtcaggtaggtttggatagcttttttttcccttagaAAATgaattaatcatttaaaaacagcattttgtatttactcagctctttgtctgatattaaagttttaaaacaaatcaaaacttaaaacattttaagtgttacaaatgtgcaaaaaaaaaaaacagaaaatactttTCACTTTGAGAAAAGAGTCGTGTTACTTAATTTGTGACATCAATAAATAGTTTCCTGATTATAGTCGTAACTGCTTCTTTCAAGTCATGTATGAAATTTTTAATAATGCAGGGTATGATTTAGGGCATGGCTACCTTAACAGAGTGCAGTGTTCCTGGTTTCTCCTGAGATAGCATCAAGTAAAATGCTTGAGTCAAGGCTATCAAACAGGAAGGTGACgtcacagtgtgtctgttcttcttttatacacagtctgtgtttgcatgtagCAACTGATTTCTGGCCTAAGGGTATccattctcttttgttttttcacccATCTTCTCTGTAATAAATGTTTTCTCACATCTTGTAacacatatttaaatgttttatgtatttaatgCTGGATATGTCATCaaagaaacagcagcacaagCATATTGTCAATTTACTGTAATGTTAATGGCAAATTTTCTACAGTAATGACACAAAATGCCATACTGACTTCCTTGTATTGACCTAGATCACTACCAATACAAAATGCATTCACAACATTTCTCCATATAAAACTCAAAGTGGTGGGACTAACCTCTATAAAGACTAAGGGCATATGGAACAACCACCAACTAGCTTGTGTTTATGATTATGCTTTTTATTACCTTTGATCAAATTTGTCTGTATTCATAAATGGTGAAAAAATGGTGGAAGCCTCTCAAACTCATCAGTTACCCAGCGGGTAAGTCTGCAGGCTATCTGATGGACTCCCAGATTGGTTTAGAACCAGTAATGCTTTTGAGTTTGGTCACAGTGCacagttatctttttttttttttctccctttagcAAATGCACCACCTAAAAAATTGTCAGTATTTATTGCCTTAATCTGAACATCAAGAAgatcaaaacaaacattttagccCTTAATTTCTTAAACTAAAATCATAAAAGATAAAATTTGCTTCTGTTCCAGCTCTCTTTGGAAATGTTTATATAGTAATATAATGCTAAAACGATTTAAAAtaactaaacacacaaaaacatacatatatttgtttttatgtgaattATTTGACAAGAAAACATCatgcttttgttaaaaaaaaagtctccaaaCAGCAGCTGCAATTTAGTTATCAATCAACATTTATTAGTTATATTTGTATATGTACACCAAAGGTACAACACTTATTGATATGtagaaacagatttttttatgtatacCATAAACTGAGGaaagaattcttttttttttcccaatagtGAATTTCCCCCACACATACCCTCTCCCTTTACATCAAGATAACAACAGCTTTACAAAGAGGGAAGGCCTAGAAAAGTAAAATCTGCAAAGCACATTGTAGGCAGGAGTGAAACAGGTTATCAGCTCAGTGTATGagtttcttcaaaaaaaaaaaaaaaagcacacacacacacatttcagtaGAAAAGGACAGGCTTGAAGATATACTGGCTCTTTGTTGTATCAGTTATTTTCCATGTAATCAGTACCACTTAGGTAAGCAATTCCAGGTGTTTGTGCGTGCATATAGTTTCTGTGCAGAAAGTAAAAAGGCAAATCGAGTAAAGGCAGTTTACTAAGTAGTATTTCTAAAAAACCTCCTTGATGTTGATGACATGAGTTTAAATGCGTGAAGATCTGGTAAATGGAAACACTAACACACCATCTAAAAGATCTAGATGTTCATGTCTTGCAGCTTTAAATGCACCAGGTAAACAAAGATGTCTGAGACTGAAGCCAGTTTTCTCCTTTGAAAAGACAAAATGTGTTTAGATGAGTCACCTGAGGAATGTTGCTCTATACTGTAACAGGCATTTGAATACAATTGGAAGTTTGAGCTTTCTCTTATATCAACTCCTAGGCTGTGTTTGATACATTGCTCTATCCTACATGCAGAGCATGCCTGACTTTCtcccttttttgtctttattatcaAGAGCCTTTATAATAATCATTTCTCACCCAAATAAGTCATGTTGGCCCCCTTATCAAACCACAAACTTCCCCTTGCTCATTTTTAACTCGCTTCTTCTCAGtctccttctttctcttcttcatgCAAACAGTATTTTTACAGGATAACTATAATTTCTGTAAAACTCTGCATTGCCACTGAACAGAacaattatatatttatgtatgtacaATGAAAATGAATTCACACTGCTTATATCTTCATGGAACAAACATTCAAAACGCTTgcattagataaaaaaaaaaaagatatttataTGCTGGAATGTGACAGTTAATTAAAACAACTAGTTAACAGGTATtagagaataaaaaaacaagcaatttaTGACATATTTTCCTCTATAcattttatctaatctaattttACTTCAGAcatggatgatttttttttttcctagaggattacatttaaaaatgtcacagcGATGAAACTATAGTTCTACGTACCATTTCAATATCCCCCttcaaaagaagcaaaaacaaaagatatCTGTTACctacaatatatacacaaagtgCAAGGAGGCACTTCAAAATATCATGCTTTTAAGATAGTGGTGCAAAAAATAATTAtcatattattttaattcatgCTTCTAAAACCGTGAGTTTGAACATAATATTGGTCCAACACACAATCCCCATCGGTGACACTATCGTTCCTCTACtcccctgtgtttgtgtgtgcgtgcgtgtgtgtgtgtctgcgtgtgtatAATCCTGAAGAGTTAAGAGTGTCAGTGCTGTACTCTACAGCTCTCTATTACAATTGTAAATGTGGTGAACTTCGTAgtttaagtgtttgttttttttgtttttgtttcgcaTTTTTGTTATGTGTGCATCTGGACACAAATGTGAAGATGGTCTATGTGCGTCAGTtattgtgtgtatatacatacatcGTCGATGCAGCGTTTTGAGCAGAACGCTGCATGTGCATTATAATGTATAAAAGTAGATAAATGACAGAGTGCTGCACTAGGTGTTGTGTTAAGTTTACAACTGTTACTTTAATTGGCATTTGTTTGAATTGAACACCTTCAAGGCAAGGTCATTCAGCACAGATGAAACGAGAGAAGAACACAACCCTGACAAAGAAATCAAATTCACATTGACATCAGTTtcacctccctctctctctctctctctctcacacacacacacacacacacacacaccaaaaataataataataaaataacagcCAGCAGTcctgctttgtttgtgtgtttgccatactttttttttttttttttggttctagGAGAATATTATATGTGTAGTACCTGATAACTGGAACATCCTGGCATTTAACTGTGCATGCCCATTGTCATATTCTGAGTTTCACCAGCTACCTTCTCACTATATGgacacacagctgcagcatcTAGGGTTTGTAGAAACAGTCTTGAGCTCTGGTGGCAAAAATATATTGTTGTTTACCTTTTTAGATCTGGCTAAACAAGAAGCTGGCAGGTCTCCCCAAAGAggatctgtctgtgtttgtgcaagCCAAGAATCCATCTGACAGCCGAGTGCTGCTCTACTTCTTTCTCAAtttctttttataaatgttTCTAGCGGTTCACCTTTTGTGCTCTGCCAGTGTTTAATAATAACTATGTCTGTGCTTTCTAGTACACTGGTTCACAGGATCATTTAGCCACTGGAATGTAGTCTGAAATAAATGTGTGCTTACTATATGTTCTGGAAAGCTTCCTTTCCTATCATATTGTCATATCTCTCAACAAAAACctttgttgtaatttttcaGAGGCCATTTTCTTGCGgaaaaacacaagcaaacaagTAAACATTTTAgagttaaaacatttttttccccaaaagagTAAACATAGAAGCCTGAGTATCTTTTGATCttgcttatttttaaaattatacaaaaaaaaaaaaaaatggaaagattATGGTCAGCACTGATATGCACTCACATTTTGGCTTCacttgtgctttttctttatttatgctcAATATAATCTCTTATTTTTGCTAGAATTTATG
It contains:
- the cd44b gene encoding CD44 antigen, which produces MWTLILGVIFGLLASSGSESLQVTVRSCSVAGVFRAEGTGRHSLKYDMAIKVCEQQMSTIVTEEQLHEAYNKSLQTCRYGWISNVSIAIIRQQAHENCSKSMTGVIISRQIDPNELYDVYCYDETAGPKKNCSKAFSLKPTVAPHKHTRPEEPTIIQDFEEITDMVPSYSTPTEEAVAEGPDVETTPTGESETSVAPTSIPAGIDFIPGSGMELPEQDNVSTTISTPEEMSTPHKEDKVDHEDYDQTESPKNNSRFFKPNEDANNKGGSDSNWLVIILVIVAVAAILLLCVAVAKRKSWCGRKQTLIITKDMGEGNGAAAASGSQNQEMVTLMSKEKVQENGNTEEFTVITLEESSDKEQLA